One region of Manis pentadactyla isolate mManPen7 chromosome 9, mManPen7.hap1, whole genome shotgun sequence genomic DNA includes:
- the PCNX3 gene encoding pecanex-like protein 3 isoform X7 — translation MQPTGARSAPRLPAGSLPRSSSGPGVGARIPPMVLQILRQGVWASLTGGWFFDPHQSTFSNCFHLYVWIFLLTFPFLLYMVLPPSLMVAGVYCLVVAVIFATIKTVNYRLHAMFDQGEIVEKRNSTMGELEEQPAQGDSSLPRDPGVEMTVFRKVSSTPPVRCSSQHSVFGFNQVSELLPRMEDSGPLRDIKELVREQGSNNVIVTSADREMLKLSSQEKLIGDLPQTPPGAAPDPSLPSTDSSERSPLAGDGAPWSGSSVVDTPMSPLLKGSLSQELSKSFLTLTRPDRTLVRTSSRREQRRGASGYQPLDRRGSGEPTPQKAGSSDSCFSGTDRETLSSFKSEKTNSTHLDSPPGGQAPEGSDTDPPSEAELPASPDAGVPSDDTLRSFDTVIGAGTPPGPAEPLLVVRPKDLALLRPSKRRPPMRRHSPPGRAPRRPLLEAGGFFEDEDTSEGSELSPASSLRSQRRYSTDSSSSTSCYSPESSRGAAGGPRKRRAPHGAEEGTAVPPKRPYGTQRTPSTASAKTHARVLSMDGAGGDVLRAPLAGSKAELEAQAGVELAAGEPTVLPAEARRGPAANQPGWRGELQEEGAVGGAAEEMGKRDRSSSVRRTQAIRRRHNAGSNPTPPASVMGSPPSSLQEAQRSRAASHSRALTLPSALHFASSLLLTRAGANVHEACTFDDTSEGAVHYFYDESGVRRSYTFGLAGGGYENPVGQQGEQAANGAWDRHSHSSSFHSADVPEAAGSLNLLQPRPVVLQGMQVRRVPLEIPEFDLLDQDSLHESQEQTLMEEALPRAQHSYKYWLLPGRWTSVRYERLALLALLDRTRGLVENILGVGLSSLVAFLGYLLLLKGFFSDIWVFQFCLVIASCQYSLLKSVQPDAASPMHGHNWVIAYSRPVYFCICCLLIWLLDALGSAQPFPPVSLYGLTLFSASFFFCARDVATVFTLCFPFVFLLGLLPQVNTCLMYLLEQIDMHGFGGTAATSPLTAVFSLSRSLLAAALLYGFCLGAIKTPWPEQHVPVLFSVFCGLLVALSYHLSRQSSDPTVLWSLVRSKLFPELEERSLETARAEPPDPLPDKMRQSVREVLHSDLVMCAVIAVLTFAISASTVFIALKSVLGFVLYALAGAVGFFTHYLLPQLRKQLPWFCLSQPVLKPLEYSQYEVRGAAQVMWFEKLYASLQCVEKYLIYPAVVLNALTVDAHTVVTYPDKFCLYCRALLMTVAGLKLLRSAFCCPPQQYLTLAFTVLLFHFDCPRLSQGFLLDYFLMSLLCSKLWDLLYKLRFVLTYIAPWQITWGSAFHAFAQPFAVPHSAMLFVQALLSALFSTPLNPLLGSAVFIMSYARPLKFWERDYNTKRVDHSNTRLVTQLDRNPGADDNNLNSIFYEHLTRSLQHTLCGDLVLGRWGNYGPGDCFVLASDYLNALVHLIEVGNGLITFQLRGLEFRGTYCQQREVEAITEGVEEDEGCCCCEPGHLPRVLSFNAAFGQRWLAWEVTASKYVLEGYSISDNNAASMLQVFDLRKILITYYVKSIIYYVSRSPKLEAWLSHEGITAALRPVRAPGYADSDPTFLLSVDEDYDLRLSGLSLPSFCAAHLEWIQYCASRRGQPVDQDWNSPLVTLCFGLCVLGRRALGTASHSMSASLEPFLYGLHALFKGDFRITSPRDEWVFADMDLLHRVVAPGVRMALKLHQDHFTSPDEYEEPAALYDAIAANEERLVISHEGDPAWRSAILSNTPSLLALRHVLDDASDEYKIIMLNRRHLSFRVIKVNRECVRGLWAGQQQELVFLRNRNPERGSIQNAKQALRNMINSSCDQPLGYPIYVSPLTTSLAGSHPQLRALWGGPVSLGAIARWLLHSWERLHKGCGAGCNSGGNVDDSDCGGGGGLTTLSNNPPLAHPTPENTAGAPRPQPQSRYQHQRLTPQSSPGHSLLGQH, via the exons ATGCAGCCGACGGGTGCTCGGTCCGCCCCGCGCCTACCCGCCGGCTCGCTCCCTCGGAGCAGTTctgggccgggggtgggggccCGGATCCCGCCTATG GTATTGCAGATCCTGCGCCAGGGGGTGTGGGCCTCGCTCACCGGCGGTTGGTTCTTCGATCCGCACCAGAGCACCTTCTCCAACTGCTTCCACCTCTATGTCTGGATCTTCTTGCTCACCTTTCCCTTCTTGCTGTACATG GTCCTGCCCCCCAGCTTGATGGTGGCTGGCGTGTACTGCCTTGTGGTGGCTGTCATCTTCGCTACCATCAAGACTGTGAACTATCGGCTGCATGCTATGTTCGACCAGGGCGAAATTGTGGAGAAGCGCAACTCCACCATGGGGGAGCTGGAGGAACAGCCTGCCCAGGGGGACAGCAGTCTGCCCAG GGACCCTGGAGTGGAGATGACAGTGTTTCGGAAAGTGAGTTCCACACCCCCAGTACGCTGTAGCTCCCAGCATTCTGTGTTTGGCTTCAACCAGGTCTCG GAGTTGTTGCCCCGGATGGAGGACTCTGGCCCCCTAAGAG ACATCAAGGAGTTGGTGCGGGAGCAGGGCAGCAACAACGTGATTGTCACCTCAGCTGACCGAGAGATGCTGAAGTTGAGCTCACAGGAAAAACTGA TTGGAGACCTTCCCCAGACGCCCCCGggggctgccccagacccctcTCTCCCTAGCACGGACTCTTCAGAACGTTCTCCCCTCGCTGGAGATGGAGCCCCCTGGAGTGGGAGCAGCGTGGTTGACACTCCCATGAGCCCTCTACTGAAGGGGAGCCTCAGCCAGGAGCTGAGCAAGAGCTTCCTGACCCTGACCCGGCCTGACCGGACCCTGGTGAGGACCAGCAGTCGACGGGAACAACGCCGGGGAGCGAGTGGCTACCAGCCCCTCGACCGGCGGGGCTCGGGTGAGCCAACGCCCCAGAAAGCTGGCTCTTCAGATTCCTGCTTCAGTGGCACTGACAGGGAGACATTGAGCAGCTTCAAGAGTGAGAAGACCAACTCCACCCACCTGGACAGCCCCCCTGGGGGGCAGGCCCCTGAGGGCAGCGACACAGACCCCCCCTCTGAGGCTGAGCTGCCTGCCTCACCAGATGCTGGAGTCCCCTCAGATGACACACTGCGTTCCTTTGACACAGTCATAGGAGCAGGGACACCACCGGGTCCGGCTGAGCCACTCCTGGTTGTGCGGCCCAAGGACTTGGCTCTGCTGCGGCCTAGCAAACGGCGGCCACCTATGAGAAGACACTCCCCACCTGGCCGTGCCCCTCGGCGGCCCCTGCTTGAAGCAGGGGGCTTCTTTGAGGATGAAGATACCAGCGAGGGCAGTGAACTGAGCCCGGCCTCTAGTCTTCGATCTCAGCGCCGCTACAGTACTGACAGCTCCTCTTCTACTTCCTGCTACTCCCCTGAGAGCTCCCGGGGTGCAGCAGGGGGACCCCGGAAGCGAAGGGCTCCCCATGGGGCTGAGGAGGGGACTGCTGTGCCCCCTAAGAGGCCCTATGGGACCCAGCGGACGCCTAGTACCGCCAGCGCCAAAACACATGCACGTGTGCTGAGCATGGATGGGGCAGGGGGTGATGTCCTAAGGGCCCCCCTGGCTGGCTCCAAGGCTGAGCTGGAGGCCCAGGCAGGGGTGGAGCTGGCTGCTGGTGAGCCCACTGTGCTACCTGCCGAGGCCCGCAGGGGACCCGCTGCTAACCAGCCCGGCTGGCGGGGGGAGCTGCAGGAGGAAGGTGCCGTTGGGGGAG CGGCAGAGGAGATGGGCAAACGGGACCGCTCGAGTAGTGTGAGGCGGACCCAGGCCATCCGGAGACGCCACAATGCCGGCAGCAaccccacccctccagcctctgtcATGGGCTCACCACCCAG CAGCCTGCAGGAAGCTCAGCGCAGCCGGGCTGCCTCCCACTCCCGGGCGCTGACGCTGCCCTCTGCCCTGCACTTCGCCTCCTCACTGCTGCTCACTCGGGCTGGCGCCAACGTGCATGAGGCCTGCACCTTTGATGACACCTCTGAGGGTGCCGTGCACTACTTCTATGATGAGAGCG GCGTGAGGCGTTCCTACACTTTTGGCCTGGCTGGAGGCGGCTATGAGAACCCCGTagggcagcagggggagcaggcAGCCAACGGAGCCTG GGACCGCCACTCGCATTCCTCCAGCTTCCACTCAGCTGATGTCCCCGAGGCGGCGGGCAGCCTGAACTTATTGCAGCCAAGGCCTGTGGTTCTGCAGGGCATGCAGGTGCGCCGCGTGCCCCTGGAGATCCCAGAG TTTGACCTGCTGGACCAGGACTCCCTGCACGAATCCCAGGAGCAGACGCTGATGGAGGAGGCACTGCCCCGTGCCCAGCACAGCTACAAGTACTGGCTTCTTCCTGGCCGTTGGACCTCTGTGCGCTACGAGCGGCTCGCCCTGCTGGCCTTGCTGGACCG GACTCGGGGGCTGGTGGAGAACATCCTCGGCGTTGGCCTGAGCAGCCTTGTTGCCTTCCTGGGCTACCTGTTGCTGCTCAAGGGCTTCTTCAGCGACATCTGGGTCTTCCAGTTCTGCCTTGTCATTGCCTCCTGCCAGTATTCTCTACTCAAG AGTGTGCAGCCTGATGCGGCATCTCCCATGCAT GGCCACAACTGGGTGATTGCGTACAGTCGGCCCGTCTACTTCTGCATCTGCTGTCTCCTCATCTGGCTGCTGGATGCCCTGGGCTCGGCTCAGCCCTTCCCGCCCGTCTCCCTCTACGGCCTCACCCTCTTCTCCGCCTCCTTCTTCTTCTGTGCCCGTGACGTGGCCACTG TGTTCACCTTGTGCTTCCCGTTCGTCTTCCTCCTGGGCCTCCTGCCCCAGGTCAATACCTGCCTCATGTACCTGCTGGAGCAGATAGACATGCATGGCTTTGGGGGCACAG CTGCCACCAGCCCGCTCACCGCGGTCTTCAGCCTCTCCCGCAGCCTGCTGGCTGCTGCCCTGCTCTACGGCTTCTGCCTTGGGGCCATCAAG ACTCCTTGGCCAGAGCAGCACGTCCCTGTCCTCTTCTCGGTCTTCTGTGGCCTCCTGGTGGCGCTGTCTTACCACTTGAGCCGGCAGAGCAGTGACCCCACCGTGCTCTG GTCTCTGGTCCGGAGCAAGCTCTTCCCTGAGCTGGAGGAACGGAGCTTAGAGACAGCCCGGGCCGAGCCGCCAGACCCACTTCCAGACAAGATGCGCCAGTCAGTG CGTGAAGTTCTGCACTCTGACCTGGTGATGTGTGCGGTGATCGCTGTGCTCACCTTCGCCATCAGCGCCAGCACCGTCTTCATCGCCCTGAAG TCGGTGCTGGGTTTCGTGTTGTACGCGCTGGCTGGGGCCGTGGGCTTCTTCACACATTACCTGCTGCCGCAGCTCCGCAAGCAGCTGCCCTGGTTCTGCCTGTCCCAGCCTGTGCTGAAGCCGCTGGAGTACAGCCAGTACGAAGTGCGCG GCGCAGCCCAGGTGATGTGGTTTGAGAAGTTGTATGCCAGCCTGCAGTGTGTCGAGAAGTACCTCATCTACCCTGCCGTGGTGCTCAATGCCCTCACAGTGGATGCCCACACTGTCGTCACCTACCCGGACAAGTTCTGCCTCTA CTGCCGGGCGCTGCTGATGACGGTGGCTGGGCTGAAGCTGCTGCGCTCGGCCTTCTGCTGCCCGCCCCAGCAGTACCTGACCTTGGCCTTCACCGTCCTGCTCTTCCACTTCGACTGTCCGCGCCTCTCTCAGGGCTTTCTGCTCGACTACTTCCTCATGTCCCTGCTCTGCAGTAAG CTGTGGGACCTGCTGTACAAGCTGCGTTTTGTGCTGACCTACATCGCGCCCTGGCAGATCACCTGGGGCTCGGCTTTCCACGCTTTTGCCCAGCCCTTTGCTGTGCCAC ACTCAGCCATGCTGTTCGTTCAGGCCCTGCTCTCCGCGCTCTTCTCCACCCCACTCAACCCCCTCTTGGGCAGCGCTGTTTTCATTATGTCCTACGCACGGCCCCTCAAGTTCTGGGAGCGCGACTACAA CACTAAACGTGTGGATCATTCCAACACCCGCCTGGTCACACAGCTGGACCGGAACCCCG GCGCTGATGACAACAACCTCAACTCCATCTTCTATGAGCACTTGACACGCTCGCTGCAGCACACGCTGTGTGGGGACCTGGTGCTGGGCCGCTGGGGCAACTATGGCCCTGGGGACTGCTTTGTCCTGGCCTCCGACTACCTCAATGCCCTGGTGCACCTCATCGAGGTTGGCAACGGCCTCATCACCTTCCAGCTGCGCGGCCTTGAGTTCCGGG GTACTTACTGCCAGCAGCGCGAGGTGGAGGCCATCACGGAGGGCGTGGAGGAGGATgagggctgctgctgctgcgaGCCTGGCCACCTGCCTCGGGTCCTGTCCTTCAATGCTGCCTTTGGGCAGCGCTGGCTGGCCTGGGAGGTGACAGCCAGCAAGTATGTGCTGGAGGGCTACAGCATCAGCGACAACAACGCCGCCTCCATGCTGCAGGTCTTTGACCTCCGCAAGATCCTTATCACCTACTATGTCAAG AGCATCATCTACTACGTGAGCCGCTCGCCAAAGCTGGAGGCATGGCTGAGCCACGAGGGCATCACAGCAGCTCTGCGGCCTGTGCGGGCACCTGGCTATGCTGACTCAGACCCCACCTTCTTGCTGAGCGTAGACGAGGACTATGACCTCCGCCTCTCTGGACTCTCGCTGCCCTCCTTCTGCGCAGCACACCTCGAGTGGATCCAGTACTGCGCCTCCCGGCGCGGCCAG CCCGTGGATCAGGATTGGAACTCGCCACTGGTTACGCTGTGTTTTGGCCTATGTGTGCTGGGCCGCCGGGCCCTGGGGACAGCCTCACACAGCATGTCTGCCAG CCTGGAGCCCTTCCTCTACGGCCTGCACGCCCTGTTCAAGGGGGACTTCCGTATCACCTCCCCACGCGATGAGTGGGTCTTTGCTGACATGGACCTGCTTCATCGCGTGGTGGCACCTGGGGTTCGCATGGCCCTCAAGCTCCACCAG gATCACTTCACATCCCCAGATGAGTATGAGGAGCCAGCTGCCCTGTATGATGCCATCGCGGCCAATGAGGAGCGGCTGGTCATCTCGCACGAGGGTGACCCCGCCTGGCGCAGTGCCATCCTCAGCAACACGCCCTCACTGCTGGCGCTGCGCCATGTCCTGGATGATGCCTCCGACGAGTACAAGATCATCATGCTCAACCGGCGCCACCTGAGCTTCCGAGTCATCAAG GTGAATCGCGAGTGTGTGCGTGGCCTGTGGGCTGGACAGCAGCAGGAGCTGGTGTTCCTGCGCAACCGCAACCCCGAGCGTGGCAGTATCCAGAACGCCAAGCAGGCACTCCGCAACATGATCAATTCCTCCTGTGACCAGCCGCTGGGCTACCCCATCTACGTGTCACCCCTTACCACCTCTCTGGCCGGCAGCCATCCCCAGCTGCGTGCGCTGTGGGGTGGCCCCGTCAGCCTGGGCGCCATCGCCCGCTGGCTTCTGCACAGCTGGGAGAG GCTTCATAAGGGCTGTGGTGCTGGCTGCAACAGCGGTGGGAATGTGGACGACTCAGACTGTGGCGGAGGTGGTGGCTTGACCACCCTCAGCAATAACCCCCCCTTGGCACACCCCACGCCTGAGAACACAGCAG GTGCCCCTAGACCTCAGCCTCAGTCCAGATATCAGCACCAACGCCTCACCCCCCAGAGCAGCCCAGGACATTCCTTGCTTGGACAGCACTGA